In Candidatus Manganitrophus morganii, the genomic window GCGTCTTTATCGAGCGGATCCGGCATGACGGCCAGATCATCGACGCAGAACCGAGTTCGGTTGTTCATCTGGGAGACACCGTCGCCGTCCTGGCGCGCATTGAAGTGTTCATCCAAAGAGGACACAACCTCGGAGAAGAGGTCGACGACAAAGCGCTGCTCGACTTTCCCGGAGAAGTGCTCGACATCGTGATCACCGACAAGTCGGTCGCCGGCAAAACGCTGAAGCAGCTGGCCGAATCGGAGATCGGCCGTGTCAAGGGCCGAGGGGTGTTTCTCCGGAAGCTGACACGGGCCGGCTTGGAGATGCCGTTCACCCCCGGGACGGTCATCGATCGCGGCGACGTCCTTCAGGTCATCGGGCCGAAACGAAGCGTCGAGCGGGTGGCCGCGGAGCTCGGCTATGCCGATCGCCAAACGAATATGACCGACATGGTTTTTGTCGGAATCGGTATTGTCTTGGGAGGCCTGGTCGGCGCCATCGCAATCAATATCGGGGGGGTCCCCATCAGCCTCAGCACCAGCGCCGGTACGCTCATCGCGGGGCTGATCTTCGGATGGCTCCGTTCCATTCACCGAACCTTCGGCCGCGTCCCCGAGCCGGCCCTCTGGATGATGAATTCGGTGGGGCTCAATACCTTCATCGCCGTGGTCGGGATCACCTCCGGGCCGGCGTTCCTTGCAGGGCTCCAAAAGGCCGGGTTGAGTCTATTGCTCGCCGGGATTGTGACCACCACGGTCCCGCTTCTGGTCGGCGTTCTGCTCGGAAAATACCTATTCAAATTTCATCCGGCGATCACGCTCGGCGCCGCCGCCGGCGCGCGAACCACCACTGCCGCCCTCGGTCTCATTCAGGACGCGGCGAAGAGCAAGACGCCGGCCCTCGGCTATACCGTCACCTATGCCGTCGGCAACACGCTGCTCATCCTCTGGGGTCTGGTGATCGTATTGTTAATGACTTAATGCCCAATCGAAAGGAGAAGCAATCATGGCCGCCAAAATTTTCAAAACGTCTACAAACAGGGAGGAGAATGTGATGAAAAAACTGACCGTTCCTGGTTTTGCCCTTCTTTTTCTGTTGTTATCGAGCACCGCGTGGGCAGGCGGTGAAACCGGTTTATACCTCGGCGGATCGCTCGGCTCGGCGGGCCTGGACGTTTCGGACGGAGACGTCGAATACGACGATGACGACTTGGCCTACAAGATCTTTCTCGGCTACAACTTCGGCATCGTCCCCTTGGTCAATCTCGCCGTTGAGGGATCCTATGTCGACTTCGGAACCGGAGAGGAAAGGCTGCTCGGCGGGAATGCTGAAACGAGCGTGACCGGCTGGGATGCGTTCGGGCTCGTCGGGCTCAATCTCGGCCCGGTTTCCTTGTTTGGAAAGGCGGGGGCCATTTATTGGGACCGCGAATCGTCCGTCCTCGCGCAATCGGCGGACGATTCGGGCACCGACCCCGCCTACGGCCTGGGCCTGCAGTTTCAATTACTCTCGTTTGCGATCCGGGCCGAGTACGAACTCTTCACCCTCGAGGGGGTGGATATCGGCTTTGCGTCGGCCGGCGTCTCGTACACGTTCTAGTTCTCGCCGGGAAGCGGCCGGTCGTTCCACTGATCGGCGCC contains:
- the aspT gene encoding aspartate-alanine antiporter, with product MDWLVETFRAYPELAIFLTLALGYWVGKFKFGSFTLGAVTGTLLVGVVVGQMQIEISPNVKSVFFLMFLFAVGYGVGPQFVRGLKSDGLPQVTFAVLQCLVSLLTVFGVAKFLGLNAGLAAGLLSGSQTISAVLGVATDAINRLGTSPEEKEALINAMPVAYAVTYLFGTAGSAWLLASIGPKILRVDLPAECKKLEEKMGGWGDAEAGVASAAKKFDVRAYRVTNERFHNKTVAELEADALKQELRVFIERIRHDGQIIDAEPSSVVHLGDTVAVLARIEVFIQRGHNLGEEVDDKALLDFPGEVLDIVITDKSVAGKTLKQLAESEIGRVKGRGVFLRKLTRAGLEMPFTPGTVIDRGDVLQVIGPKRSVERVAAELGYADRQTNMTDMVFVGIGIVLGGLVGAIAINIGGVPISLSTSAGTLIAGLIFGWLRSIHRTFGRVPEPALWMMNSVGLNTFIAVVGITSGPAFLAGLQKAGLSLLLAGIVTTTVPLLVGVLLGKYLFKFHPAITLGAAAGARTTTAALGLIQDAAKSKTPALGYTVTYAVGNTLLILWGLVIVLLMT
- a CDS encoding porin family protein, encoding MAAKIFKTSTNREENVMKKLTVPGFALLFLLLSSTAWAGGETGLYLGGSLGSAGLDVSDGDVEYDDDDLAYKIFLGYNFGIVPLVNLAVEGSYVDFGTGEERLLGGNAETSVTGWDAFGLVGLNLGPVSLFGKAGAIYWDRESSVLAQSADDSGTDPAYGLGLQFQLLSFAIRAEYELFTLEGVDIGFASAGVSYTF